One region of Sulfuriroseicoccus oceanibius genomic DNA includes:
- a CDS encoding SMI1/KNR4 family protein, with protein MPFPVDPKFIDQAEAKLGVKFPDSFRAGMAELNGGEIETNEDLWQLHPFFDTSDKKRLKRTANDIVRETASAKGWTGFPEGAVAIASGQCGDIAILIREEREPTRLRDTVLHWDHETGATKILAPTTEIWLNTRS; from the coding sequence ATGCCGTTCCCCGTCGATCCAAAGTTCATCGATCAGGCCGAAGCGAAGCTGGGCGTGAAGTTCCCTGATTCGTTCCGCGCAGGAATGGCTGAATTGAACGGCGGCGAAATTGAGACGAATGAAGACTTGTGGCAGCTCCATCCGTTTTTCGACACGTCAGACAAGAAGCGACTGAAGAGAACCGCCAATGACATCGTTCGCGAGACGGCATCTGCAAAGGGTTGGACTGGATTTCCTGAGGGAGCGGTGGCGATTGCCTCAGGCCAGTGCGGAGACATTGCTATCCTCATCCGCGAGGAGCGCGAACCCACGCGATTGAGAGACACTGTTTTGCACTGGGATCATGAGACGGGAGCGACCAAGATTCTGGCACCCACAACCGAAATCTGGCTAAACACAAGGAGCTAA
- a CDS encoding DUF3360 family protein has product MHDTHHESEELSYKQRRKKSREFKTRAEYLEHELSIMNPKRWGINLPFRDYNFEPEDVVPALAGTIGKVVMVAAIVGVWATALQVQGVELSPGFVLENTRYEMIIVGLIFAFLFSGFLNPNANLAGTHGMMVAVIGSVVASGGHPLALGVSVAVMGLALSLSKGGSKLITLTGKGVRGGLLIFLGLTGAIKYVGQLKAWGASAEVGVPHLATVLIGVTIIVYAVLARFKMRWLSIPLCSAIAFGLAYALGAPFAFKTEPGLPNMNPAYWWGESTGWCMGLPTGAEWLAVIPWALLAVAMWPPDFLGHRVFQEMNYPKNTKALMNVDDTMSIASIRQAVGTLLGGGNLASSWGTYMIPAAIAKRPIPAGAVLTGIFCIGAAIIGYPMDLAGWKPVVVVALLVGVFLPLLEAGMQMIRDEKSAQAAGVCIFASALVNPVFGWSLTMLLDNMGLIGDKHRGKELKFADSVVIPGAAFAVCTFIMAAVGILPGIPAFLDKLM; this is encoded by the coding sequence ATGCACGACACGCATCACGAATCGGAAGAACTAAGTTACAAGCAAAGACGGAAAAAGTCGCGGGAGTTCAAAACCCGCGCCGAGTACCTCGAACACGAATTGTCGATCATGAACCCCAAACGTTGGGGGATCAATCTTCCGTTCCGTGACTACAATTTTGAGCCGGAAGACGTCGTGCCTGCTCTCGCCGGAACCATCGGTAAGGTGGTGATGGTGGCTGCAATCGTCGGCGTTTGGGCGACTGCGCTGCAAGTGCAGGGCGTGGAGCTGAGCCCAGGCTTCGTTCTGGAAAATACCCGCTATGAAATGATCATCGTGGGCTTGATCTTTGCCTTCCTGTTCTCCGGCTTCCTCAATCCGAACGCCAACCTGGCGGGAACCCACGGAATGATGGTCGCCGTCATCGGCAGCGTGGTCGCCTCTGGTGGTCACCCACTGGCACTCGGCGTGTCGGTCGCTGTGATGGGACTTGCACTCAGCTTGAGTAAGGGAGGCTCAAAGTTGATCACTCTCACCGGCAAGGGGGTGAGGGGAGGCTTGTTGATCTTCCTGGGTCTGACCGGCGCCATCAAGTATGTCGGTCAACTCAAGGCGTGGGGCGCAAGCGCTGAAGTCGGAGTGCCACACTTGGCGACCGTCCTCATCGGCGTCACCATCATTGTCTATGCGGTGCTCGCACGCTTCAAGATGCGCTGGCTCTCGATTCCCCTCTGCTCTGCGATCGCCTTTGGTCTGGCATACGCCCTCGGGGCTCCGTTCGCATTCAAGACCGAACCAGGCTTGCCAAACATGAACCCTGCATATTGGTGGGGTGAGAGCACCGGCTGGTGCATGGGCTTGCCAACCGGAGCCGAGTGGCTCGCTGTGATCCCATGGGCGCTTTTGGCTGTTGCCATGTGGCCACCAGACTTCCTCGGCCACCGCGTGTTCCAGGAAATGAACTATCCTAAGAACACCAAGGCGCTGATGAACGTGGACGATACCATGAGCATTGCCTCGATTCGTCAGGCAGTGGGCACACTGCTCGGTGGGGGTAACCTCGCCAGCTCGTGGGGAACTTACATGATTCCTGCGGCCATCGCCAAGCGCCCGATCCCTGCGGGCGCGGTGCTCACCGGTATCTTCTGCATCGGCGCAGCTATCATCGGTTACCCGATGGACCTCGCAGGCTGGAAGCCTGTGGTCGTGGTCGCTCTCCTTGTGGGTGTTTTCCTTCCACTGCTCGAAGCCGGTATGCAGATGATCCGCGACGAGAAGAGCGCACAGGCCGCTGGTGTCTGTATCTTCGCTTCGGCCTTGGTGAACCCTGTGTTCGGCTGGTCGCTGACCATGCTGCTCGACAACATGGGCCTCATCGGAGACAAGCATCGCGGCAAGGAGCTCAAGTTTGCCGACAGCGTCGTCATTCCAGGTGCTGCGTTTGCTGTCTGCACATTCATCATGGCTGCTGTTGGCATTCTGCCTGGCATTCCAGCTTTCCTCGATAAGCTGATGTAA
- a CDS encoding DUF502 domain-containing protein, with translation MSDPTDPAGSHEHKTWICIVRKALLSGAAVVLPLLATIWVISFLLVQVWKAGDWILIQGARLVVGTIQWLEKFGAVDTDINAALEGTGKLELADQLRELFFSWPGGGLVRILLPLSIIGLIGAAAMRGVARHWFAKLEVWVQTLPVLGLIYKSVKQLMESFRGLSSQRNFKRVVYIDYPAPGCRLLAFVTGDFADPVTDEPKTVVFLPTSPNPLTGFTLVVDTDKVTECNIGLEAALKLVFTAGLVTPAKMGKTPEEIAAEAKLNDEPNAPKSDQA, from the coding sequence ATGAGCGATCCGACTGACCCCGCAGGCTCACACGAGCACAAGACGTGGATCTGCATCGTGCGCAAAGCACTGCTCAGCGGTGCGGCGGTCGTCCTGCCTCTGCTCGCCACGATCTGGGTGATCAGTTTCCTGCTCGTCCAGGTTTGGAAGGCGGGGGACTGGATCCTGATCCAAGGCGCTCGCCTGGTCGTCGGGACGATCCAATGGCTGGAGAAGTTCGGCGCGGTGGATACCGACATCAACGCCGCGCTGGAGGGCACGGGGAAACTCGAGCTCGCCGACCAGCTGCGTGAGTTGTTCTTCTCGTGGCCGGGAGGCGGCCTGGTGCGCATCCTGCTGCCGCTGAGTATCATCGGGCTCATCGGCGCGGCCGCGATGCGCGGGGTCGCACGCCATTGGTTCGCCAAATTGGAAGTTTGGGTGCAAACACTGCCGGTGCTCGGCCTGATCTACAAGAGCGTGAAGCAATTGATGGAAAGCTTCCGCGGGCTGAGCAGCCAGCGCAATTTCAAACGCGTGGTCTACATCGACTATCCGGCCCCTGGCTGCCGCTTGCTGGCATTTGTCACCGGCGATTTCGCGGATCCCGTCACCGACGAGCCGAAGACAGTCGTGTTCCTTCCCACATCGCCCAATCCATTGACCGGCTTTACGCTCGTAGTCGATACGGACAAAGTCACCGAATGCAACATCGGACTCGAGGCAGCTCTGAAACTCGTCTTTACCGCCGGCCTCGTGACCCCTGCGAAAATGGGCAAGACTCCCGAGGAAATCGCAGCCGAGGCCAAGCTCAATGATGAGCCTAACGCACCAAAGAGCGATCAGGCTTGA
- a CDS encoding DUF368 domain-containing protein, translated as MNPLLLILKGIAIGAANVIPGVSGGTMAFITGVYERIIRALSGFNNESVRLLKAGDIKGLAKQLDFGFLALIFGGAGVGIVGLGKILKPLFEHYPQLTWAFFFGLILASIYFVGKMVKKWSVGAAVALVIGIAIAGGVAMLPPAEQSDNFLYLMLCGAVAMCSMILPGVSGSYVLLLMGNYQLVMLDAVPNFRLKMLVPIGIGAVAGLLLFARVLRWIFRDFHDFAVSLLTGFVAGSLVVIWPWKNEIVTTFELGDKVKEKVTGYEWFLPDWSAGATWLGVGLIAAGAGLVFGIEWLGKNLTKRQG; from the coding sequence ATGAACCCACTGCTTCTTATTCTCAAAGGAATCGCCATCGGTGCTGCCAACGTCATCCCGGGGGTCTCCGGAGGAACCATGGCGTTTATCACCGGCGTCTACGAGCGTATCATCCGCGCCCTCAGTGGGTTCAACAACGAATCCGTGCGCTTGCTCAAAGCGGGCGATATTAAAGGGCTCGCCAAGCAGTTGGACTTTGGATTCCTCGCATTGATCTTCGGTGGCGCGGGTGTCGGTATTGTCGGGCTCGGCAAGATCTTGAAGCCGCTTTTCGAGCACTACCCACAGCTCACCTGGGCATTCTTCTTCGGCCTCATCCTGGCGTCGATCTACTTCGTCGGCAAAATGGTCAAGAAGTGGTCGGTTGGCGCTGCGGTGGCTTTGGTGATTGGGATCGCGATCGCTGGCGGCGTGGCCATGTTGCCTCCGGCCGAGCAGAGCGACAACTTCCTCTACCTGATGCTGTGTGGCGCGGTGGCGATGTGCAGCATGATCCTGCCGGGTGTTTCCGGTTCTTATGTGTTGCTTCTGATGGGGAACTACCAGCTGGTCATGCTCGATGCCGTGCCGAACTTCCGGCTCAAAATGCTGGTGCCTATCGGTATCGGCGCGGTGGCCGGCTTGCTCTTGTTTGCCCGTGTGTTGCGCTGGATCTTCCGCGATTTCCATGATTTCGCCGTCTCGCTTTTGACCGGCTTTGTCGCGGGCTCCCTGGTTGTCATCTGGCCATGGAAGAACGAAATCGTCACCACCTTCGAGCTGGGCGACAAGGTGAAGGAGAAGGTCACCGGCTACGAGTGGTTCCTTCCGGATTGGTCGGCTGGGGCCACTTGGCTTGGTGTTGGATTGATTGCGGCTGGTGCCGGACTCGTATTCGGTATTGAATGGTTGGGTAAAAACCTGACCAAGCGTCAAGGCTAG
- a CDS encoding glucose-6-phosphate isomerase, producing the protein MSTSNWTRFNQHITRYRELGISLDISRMQFETSFFGDMESKIARAYADMDALEGGAIANPDEGRMVGHYWLRNAELAPAEQKAEIERDLADIKAFAADIHNGTITAANGEKFTRVLLIGIGGSALGPQLVSDALTDHEAPMALSFLDNTDPSGIDKVLAGLGDELATTLALVISKSGGTAETRNGMVEAKRAYEAAGLDFAKHATAITGIDSKLDNLAKQEGWIKRFPMGDWVGGRTSVMSVVGLVPAILQGVDIDQFLAGARDVDEKTRQKNTSENLAMKLALMWYHAGNGKGEKDMVVLPYKDSLVLFSKYLQQLVMESLGKEHDLDGKVVNQGVAVYGNKGSTDQHAYVQQLRDGVNNFFVTFIEVHEARQNLGANDEVEPGATTGDFLQGFLRGTRSALSESGRENMTISIPTVNAYYLGSLIALFERAVSFYASLVNINAYHQPGVEAGKKAAGSFLEVLKAARGFLADNAGTDLTATDVAKGIDADVESTYHALVHAAANASGINHTLASTPEEDTFSVEA; encoded by the coding sequence ATGAGCACCTCCAACTGGACCCGATTCAACCAACACATTACCCGCTACCGCGAACTGGGCATCTCGCTCGACATTTCGCGGATGCAATTTGAGACCAGCTTCTTCGGCGACATGGAGTCGAAGATCGCGCGTGCCTACGCCGACATGGACGCACTGGAAGGCGGAGCCATCGCCAACCCGGACGAGGGACGCATGGTCGGCCACTACTGGCTGCGCAACGCGGAGCTGGCACCAGCAGAGCAGAAGGCCGAGATCGAGCGCGACCTGGCCGACATCAAAGCATTCGCCGCAGACATCCACAATGGAACCATCACCGCGGCAAATGGTGAGAAGTTCACCCGCGTGCTTTTGATCGGCATCGGCGGATCGGCGCTGGGCCCACAGTTGGTCTCAGACGCCCTCACCGACCACGAGGCACCAATGGCACTCTCGTTCCTCGACAACACCGACCCATCCGGTATCGACAAAGTGCTCGCAGGTCTTGGCGACGAACTCGCCACCACCCTCGCCCTCGTGATCTCGAAGTCGGGAGGCACCGCCGAAACCCGCAACGGCATGGTGGAAGCCAAGCGCGCCTACGAGGCCGCTGGTCTGGACTTCGCCAAACACGCCACCGCCATCACCGGCATCGATTCGAAGCTCGACAATCTCGCCAAACAAGAAGGCTGGATCAAGCGCTTCCCAATGGGCGACTGGGTCGGCGGCCGCACGTCGGTCATGAGCGTGGTCGGTCTCGTGCCTGCCATCCTCCAGGGCGTGGACATCGATCAATTCCTCGCAGGTGCCCGCGACGTCGATGAAAAGACGCGCCAGAAGAACACCAGCGAAAACCTCGCCATGAAGCTCGCCCTGATGTGGTACCACGCCGGCAACGGCAAAGGCGAAAAGGACATGGTCGTGCTGCCATACAAGGACAGCCTCGTGCTTTTCTCGAAGTACCTTCAGCAGCTCGTCATGGAGAGCCTCGGCAAGGAGCACGATCTCGACGGCAAGGTCGTCAATCAAGGCGTCGCGGTCTACGGCAACAAAGGCTCGACCGACCAGCACGCCTACGTCCAGCAGTTGCGCGACGGCGTGAACAACTTCTTCGTTACCTTCATCGAAGTGCACGAGGCGCGTCAGAACCTGGGAGCAAACGACGAAGTCGAGCCAGGCGCGACCACGGGAGACTTCCTTCAGGGCTTCCTGCGCGGCACCCGCAGCGCACTCAGCGAGTCCGGCCGCGAGAACATGACCATCAGCATCCCGACAGTGAACGCCTACTACCTCGGCTCGCTGATCGCTTTGTTTGAGCGTGCGGTTTCGTTCTACGCAAGCCTCGTCAACATCAACGCCTACCACCAGCCGGGCGTTGAAGCCGGCAAGAAGGCAGCTGGCAGCTTCCTCGAGGTGCTCAAGGCCGCCCGCGGGTTCCTCGCCGACAACGCAGGCACCGACCTCACTGCAACCGATGTTGCCAAGGGGATCGATGCTGATGTGGAAAGCACCTACCACGCGCTGGTCCACGCCGCAGCGAATGCGTCGGGTATCAACCACACGCTGGCGAGCACGCCTGAAGAAGACACCTTCTCGGTTGAAGCCTAA
- a CDS encoding alpha-N-acetylglucosaminidase produces the protein MKPILQLVIPILALTATGLADDTSLLEMVKRVHPDHAESIEFRSIPATDGKSGFTISAADGKIQLAGSDTSAKAAAYGWYLKHVSRSHLSWSGDHLRAGAPLPDEPISQSSPYRHRFAFNYCTLSYTMAFWDWERWEREIDYLAINGYTHALVTAGLEKVWQQTLHELGYPEEKTRDCIANPAFAAWWHMGNLEGHGGPLSQGLIDREAELGRKIVKRMRELGITPVHQGFVGLLPNGIDEHVEGLTLVPQGHWVGGFRRPTVLDPTTDAFQKIAEVWYRNLEDVYGARGEAFGGDLFHEGGSHGNINVKAAAKSVQHAMQTASPDSTWVLQCWHHNPSDQLISGTNPQHTVVLQLSRNMRDGNNGAPLRTFQGRPWLWAELANFGGNHNLYGGNPLVASLPSLLLNENRPLGDMAGLALLSEGVETNPFYYSLFFDAGWRAQDIDLQRWIPAYAERRYGSAHPSAVAALELLNRSVYSPEGIQEGCTESILCAKPRRDANKASTWATGRISYDPMDVVHAAQQLLDAAPELSDQATYRYDLVDTTRQVLADLARPILAQTMEAYDREDIASFDLYSQRFLDLIRDTDSLLASDHHWLLGTWLERAKAKGHTLEEKRLMESAARKLITTWSNQSDALDDYSHRQWSGLMKDYYLVRWQTFFDVHGEVLAGHRSPDSLVGWYPELQQATDLKFAHLTKTYPTHATGDPVQVATRLMEKYGPLAEFLWTAHQHRDGLPWKLDHTGILSWDVSDAITEAGTHTVTLEWTSGAHALEIESVELYEGDRLVAQDRHTGQTGWQHKDNRYTLDLKKLRTNLDAYTLKAKVRGVGGGDSAGTLKICRD, from the coding sequence ATGAAACCTATATTGCAGCTAGTCATTCCCATTCTTGCGCTCACGGCCACAGGCCTGGCTGACGACACCAGCCTGCTGGAGATGGTCAAAAGGGTGCATCCGGATCATGCGGAGAGCATCGAGTTTCGATCCATCCCTGCTACTGATGGCAAGTCAGGCTTCACCATCAGCGCAGCAGACGGAAAGATTCAGCTGGCAGGATCGGACACATCGGCAAAGGCGGCCGCCTACGGCTGGTATCTGAAACACGTCAGTCGGTCTCACCTCTCGTGGAGCGGCGATCACCTGCGGGCCGGCGCACCGCTCCCAGACGAACCCATTAGCCAGAGCTCACCGTACCGCCACCGCTTTGCTTTCAACTACTGCACGCTCTCATACACCATGGCATTTTGGGACTGGGAGCGATGGGAACGCGAAATCGATTATCTTGCGATCAACGGCTACACCCATGCACTTGTCACAGCGGGCCTCGAAAAAGTATGGCAACAAACCCTGCACGAGCTTGGCTACCCGGAAGAAAAGACCCGTGACTGCATCGCCAACCCGGCGTTCGCCGCGTGGTGGCACATGGGCAATCTGGAGGGACATGGCGGACCGCTGAGCCAAGGGCTGATCGACCGCGAGGCCGAACTCGGGCGCAAGATCGTCAAGCGCATGAGGGAGCTCGGGATTACGCCGGTGCACCAGGGTTTTGTTGGTCTTCTTCCCAATGGAATCGACGAACACGTGGAAGGACTTACGTTAGTCCCGCAAGGCCATTGGGTTGGCGGGTTCCGCCGCCCGACCGTGCTTGACCCTACGACCGACGCATTCCAAAAGATCGCCGAGGTATGGTACCGGAACCTGGAGGATGTCTACGGCGCTCGCGGCGAGGCATTTGGCGGGGACCTCTTCCACGAGGGAGGCAGCCACGGCAACATCAACGTCAAGGCTGCGGCCAAATCCGTTCAGCATGCAATGCAAACCGCGTCCCCGGACAGCACGTGGGTCCTCCAATGTTGGCACCACAACCCAAGCGACCAACTCATCAGCGGCACCAACCCGCAACACACCGTCGTTCTCCAGTTGAGCCGCAACATGCGCGACGGTAACAACGGCGCTCCATTGCGCACATTCCAGGGGCGACCGTGGCTGTGGGCAGAGCTCGCTAATTTCGGCGGCAATCACAACCTCTATGGCGGCAACCCACTGGTCGCGTCGCTGCCCTCGTTGCTATTGAATGAGAATCGCCCGCTTGGAGACATGGCCGGGCTGGCGCTGCTCTCAGAGGGTGTTGAGACCAACCCGTTCTACTATTCGCTGTTCTTTGATGCCGGCTGGCGGGCACAAGACATCGATCTTCAGCGTTGGATCCCGGCCTACGCCGAGCGTCGTTACGGCTCGGCGCATCCCTCGGCGGTAGCTGCACTCGAACTTCTAAACCGATCAGTGTACTCGCCCGAGGGGATTCAGGAAGGATGCACGGAGTCGATTCTCTGCGCCAAACCGCGGCGCGACGCGAACAAAGCATCGACGTGGGCAACCGGCAGGATTTCCTACGATCCAATGGATGTCGTGCATGCGGCGCAGCAATTACTCGATGCCGCGCCCGAACTCAGCGACCAAGCCACCTATCGCTACGATCTGGTAGACACCACCCGTCAGGTATTGGCCGATCTGGCCCGCCCGATCCTCGCCCAAACAATGGAAGCATACGATCGCGAGGACATTGCCTCATTTGACCTCTATTCACAGCGGTTTCTTGATCTAATCCGCGACACGGATTCACTCCTCGCCAGCGACCACCATTGGCTGCTGGGAACCTGGCTTGAAAGAGCGAAGGCAAAGGGCCACACCCTCGAGGAAAAGCGCCTGATGGAGTCGGCAGCGAGAAAGTTGATCACCACCTGGAGCAACCAAAGCGACGCGCTTGACGACTATTCACACCGTCAGTGGTCTGGCTTGATGAAAGATTACTATCTGGTGCGATGGCAGACGTTTTTCGATGTCCATGGCGAAGTGCTCGCCGGCCACAGAAGCCCAGACTCGCTGGTAGGATGGTATCCGGAATTACAGCAGGCCACCGACCTCAAGTTCGCGCATTTGACGAAAACCTACCCAACACACGCCACCGGCGATCCGGTCCAAGTTGCCACGCGTTTGATGGAGAAGTACGGCCCGCTTGCCGAATTCCTCTGGACCGCACACCAGCATCGCGACGGGCTCCCATGGAAACTAGACCACACCGGGATTCTGAGTTGGGATGTCTCGGACGCGATCACCGAGGCCGGAACCCACACCGTCACGCTTGAGTGGACGTCCGGTGCGCATGCGCTCGAGATCGAGTCGGTCGAACTCTACGAAGGCGATCGACTCGTCGCCCAGGATAGGCACACGGGACAAACCGGCTGGCAACACAAAGACAACCGCTACACCCTCGACCTCAAGAAGCTTCGAACCAACCTCGACGCCTACACTTTGAAAGCCAAAGTTCGCGGTGTCGGGGGGGGCGACTCGGCCGGAACACTCAAGATCTGTAGAGACTAA
- a CDS encoding glycoside hydrolase family 16 protein produces the protein MRALVLFLSVANFVLANEASQWRLVWSDEFDGPELDFSKWAVEENGHGGGNQELQYYLDRKKNVRTENGYLVIQANREKVNVAGVQRDFTSGRIRTKRRAAWQYGRFEVRARLPKGQGIWPAIWMLPEDERYGGWAASGEIDIVETVGHQPDKVHGTLHFGDKWPNNRHSGSHFSVPNGDFSKQFHVFSLEWEPTEMRWYVDGELYQTINKWDSTAAPYPAPFDQPFHLIINLAVGGNWPGVPNATTPFPALMRVDYVRVYQRTEPAGEAPETQGVDKEAAE, from the coding sequence ATGAGAGCTCTTGTCTTATTTCTTTCGGTAGCAAATTTCGTTTTAGCAAACGAGGCGTCCCAGTGGCGCCTCGTTTGGAGCGATGAGTTCGACGGCCCCGAGTTGGACTTCAGCAAGTGGGCCGTTGAGGAGAACGGCCACGGTGGCGGCAATCAGGAGTTACAGTACTACCTCGACCGCAAGAAAAACGTCCGGACTGAGAACGGATACCTCGTCATTCAGGCGAACCGGGAAAAGGTGAATGTCGCCGGGGTGCAGCGCGACTTCACCAGCGGGCGCATCCGCACCAAACGCCGCGCCGCCTGGCAGTACGGGCGCTTTGAAGTTCGGGCGCGACTACCCAAGGGGCAGGGGATCTGGCCGGCTATCTGGATGCTGCCGGAAGACGAGCGCTACGGTGGCTGGGCGGCCTCCGGTGAAATCGATATCGTCGAAACCGTCGGGCACCAGCCGGACAAAGTGCACGGCACGCTGCATTTCGGCGACAAATGGCCCAACAACCGCCACTCAGGTAGCCATTTCAGCGTTCCCAATGGGGATTTCTCCAAGCAATTCCATGTGTTCTCCCTGGAGTGGGAGCCCACCGAGATGCGCTGGTATGTCGACGGCGAGCTGTATCAGACCATTAACAAATGGGACAGTACCGCGGCCCCGTACCCCGCTCCGTTCGACCAGCCGTTCCACCTGATCATCAACCTTGCGGTGGGTGGGAATTGGCCGGGTGTCCCGAATGCGACAACGCCATTCCCGGCCTTGATGCGGGTGGACTACGTGCGGGTTTACCAGCGCACGGAGCCGGCAGGAGAGGCGCCGGAAACCCAGGGCGTGGATAAAGAAGCCGCCGAATAG
- a CDS encoding TolC family protein, which produces MMTNTKHLLRPVVAGLMVASAALTQAEAGKLNNAYESFLAGNPDLVSQNYLVKAAGQEVVSEKRGYLPKMELELRQLAIGQDIDQDGEGVFQEGSTNYNNTRAKLEIDQPLLDFTLKHKVDQAKAKQRYQSALLESKEEELTEQFVESFLEAVRLANLEASHQRVVRYLEAELGRVSEGLKERVATVEDVENIKSALVAMKQEQRLLGQQRQRLLMSLGLDQKATAGLTLGGSRELTMPATAKGEVNADPQLQALQAEIDALESQIKSVSRKDVPRLSLYGLALHDDSDGSLFGTGRTLNGYEAGVMLKWDCFDRGINRSEAKRLSYMKKAKEAVLAALVERNSRQSSFSEQSLQLARVNLRSLDELVAHQATIHKATETAYREGGEKDYIQMVNAFLIYESQVRQQINGRFNFLKTQADLYAAKGGWSRELVAQIDRVFGK; this is translated from the coding sequence ATGATGACGAATACCAAGCATTTACTGCGACCTGTGGTTGCAGGTTTGATGGTCGCCAGCGCGGCCCTGACTCAGGCGGAAGCCGGAAAACTGAACAACGCCTACGAAAGCTTTTTGGCTGGGAACCCGGATTTGGTTAGCCAGAACTATCTGGTGAAGGCAGCCGGCCAGGAGGTGGTTAGCGAGAAGCGCGGCTACCTTCCTAAGATGGAGCTTGAGCTGCGACAGCTTGCCATCGGTCAAGACATTGATCAGGACGGTGAAGGGGTTTTCCAAGAGGGGAGCACCAACTATAACAATACACGCGCCAAGTTGGAGATCGACCAGCCGTTGTTGGACTTCACCCTCAAGCACAAGGTGGATCAGGCAAAAGCCAAGCAGCGCTATCAGTCGGCATTGCTCGAGAGCAAAGAGGAAGAGCTGACCGAGCAATTCGTTGAGTCGTTCCTCGAAGCGGTGCGCCTTGCCAACTTGGAAGCGTCGCATCAGCGTGTGGTTCGTTATTTGGAAGCCGAGCTCGGCCGCGTCTCCGAAGGACTCAAGGAGCGTGTTGCGACCGTTGAAGACGTGGAGAATATCAAGTCCGCGCTTGTTGCCATGAAGCAGGAGCAGCGCCTCCTCGGCCAGCAGCGTCAGCGTTTGTTGATGAGCCTTGGCTTGGATCAGAAGGCCACGGCGGGACTGACCCTCGGTGGTAGCCGTGAGTTGACCATGCCTGCCACGGCAAAGGGTGAGGTGAACGCGGATCCACAACTGCAGGCACTGCAGGCGGAGATCGACGCATTGGAGAGCCAGATCAAGAGCGTCAGCCGCAAGGATGTGCCGCGCTTGAGCTTGTACGGTCTCGCATTGCACGATGACTCGGATGGCTCCCTTTTCGGTACTGGTCGTACACTCAATGGTTACGAGGCTGGAGTGATGCTCAAGTGGGACTGCTTCGACCGCGGAATCAACCGCTCCGAAGCGAAGCGCTTGAGCTACATGAAGAAGGCGAAGGAAGCTGTGCTCGCCGCCTTGGTGGAGCGTAACAGCCGTCAGTCCAGCTTCAGTGAGCAGAGCCTTCAGTTGGCTCGCGTCAACCTGCGCAGCCTCGACGAGTTGGTCGCCCATCAGGCTACCATTCACAAGGCTACCGAGACCGCTTACCGCGAAGGTGGCGAGAAGGACTACATCCAGATGGTCAATGCCTTCCTTATCTACGAATCGCAGGTCCGTCAGCAGATCAACGGCCGCTTCAATTTCTTGAAGACCCAAGCGGATCTCTATGCTGCCAAGGGCGGTTGGAGCCGTGAGTTGGTCGCGCAGATCGACCGCGTGTTTGGCAAGTAA